One Thermococcus kodakarensis KOD1 genomic window carries:
- a CDS encoding S-layer protein yields the protein MKVKKIAALAVGAAMVGATLGFASATEVPNIPKDFFVKNGEPNVKIVIGSQAAAQDVASAADIAVALGTLLYTEEDVKVKDASVVVKKDVAYDPADIPVFDNLYKGNYKLKEDLKDVEGWWNGAFDKDDYPEFTVTLKDSPWDDGIFNKDDPGWEDVGKVTVYNAVEWKDGNDNNYWKDPKGNWHDATDVSIHYTVAIGKIELKGFDEVDTTDIDEFSDFTLIVDDVVANVSFSLNAYEKTLKDKVLGATEETYAVSDVKPSSSYSLYQADVIKGVEKGDTITLFGKTIKVLDIGDDYIEYGNDWGEKYVNKDEVATFGDYTIKVIDIDVNKVKALFEVSGPAGSKIVTLDTDDRTDIKDSETLFNGGIRIKLLDTFIGIGGTTSALIEVQTDISYIEDGKEFMPGWIAKLGIKDGKLEWFALQNKEELEGKEVKLFDTYKVDYVADIMKKKNPKDDKTYAAMSAYVVIDPLKPEYTTKELGVGDELEGWTIDDIKATASPAKAAVVSKITTPITVLDDEIIEAGLDSVDSNLILVGGPVVNKVTAALADKLGVPTTYEEWAADENLKAGVVKYIDNCPTIGGHGVVLVAGADRDGTKAAAEALMEYLAGLH from the coding sequence ATGAAGGTGAAGAAGATCGCGGCACTCGCAGTCGGTGCCGCTATGGTTGGCGCAACCCTCGGCTTTGCCAGCGCTACCGAGGTCCCGAACATCCCGAAGGACTTCTTCGTTAAGAACGGAGAGCCCAACGTTAAAATCGTCATTGGAAGCCAGGCCGCTGCTCAGGATGTTGCTTCAGCCGCTGACATAGCCGTTGCCCTTGGTACCCTGCTCTACACCGAGGAGGATGTTAAGGTTAAGGACGCCAGCGTTGTTGTTAAGAAGGACGTCGCCTACGACCCGGCTGACATCCCGGTCTTTGACAACCTCTACAAGGGGAACTACAAGCTTAAGGAGGACCTTAAGGACGTTGAGGGCTGGTGGAATGGCGCCTTCGACAAGGATGACTATCCCGAGTTCACCGTTACTCTCAAGGACTCACCATGGGACGATGGTATCTTTAACAAGGACGACCCGGGATGGGAGGATGTCGGAAAAGTCACTGTATACAACGCCGTAGAGTGGAAGGACGGAAACGACAACAACTACTGGAAGGACCCGAAGGGCAACTGGCACGACGCTACCGACGTCAGCATCCACTACACCGTGGCCATAGGCAAGATCGAGCTTAAGGGCTTTGACGAGGTCGACACCACCGACATAGACGAGTTCAGCGACTTCACACTCATCGTTGACGACGTGGTCGCCAACGTGAGCTTCAGCCTGAACGCCTACGAGAAGACCCTCAAGGATAAAGTCCTCGGTGCCACTGAAGAGACCTACGCCGTCAGTGACGTTAAGCCGAGCAGCTCCTACAGCCTCTACCAGGCCGATGTCATTAAGGGCGTTGAGAAGGGAGACACCATCACCCTCTTCGGCAAGACCATCAAGGTCCTCGACATAGGCGATGACTACATCGAGTACGGTAACGACTGGGGAGAGAAGTACGTCAACAAGGACGAGGTAGCAACCTTCGGCGACTATACCATCAAGGTCATCGATATCGACGTCAACAAGGTCAAGGCCCTCTTCGAGGTCTCAGGCCCGGCCGGAAGCAAGATAGTAACCCTCGACACTGACGACAGAACCGACATAAAGGACTCCGAAACCCTCTTCAACGGAGGCATAAGGATAAAACTCCTCGACACCTTCATTGGTATTGGTGGAACCACCAGCGCCCTCATCGAGGTCCAGACCGACATCAGCTACATCGAGGACGGCAAGGAGTTCATGCCCGGCTGGATAGCCAAGCTCGGCATAAAGGACGGCAAGCTCGAGTGGTTCGCCCTCCAGAACAAGGAGGAGCTTGAGGGCAAGGAGGTCAAGCTCTTCGACACCTACAAGGTTGACTACGTCGCCGACATCATGAAGAAGAAGAACCCTAAAGACGACAAGACCTACGCCGCCATGAGTGCCTACGTTGTCATCGACCCGCTCAAGCCGGAGTACACCACCAAGGAGCTCGGCGTCGGCGACGAGCTTGAGGGCTGGACAATCGACGACATAAAGGCCACCGCCAGCCCGGCCAAGGCCGCCGTCGTCAGCAAGATAACCACCCCGATAACTGTCCTCGACGACGAGATCATCGAAGCCGGCCTCGACAGCGTTGACAGCAACCTCATCCTCGTCGGTGGTCCGGTTGTCAACAAGGTCACCGCCGCCCTTGCCGACAAGCTCGGCGTCCCGACCACCTACGAGGAGTGGGCTGCTGACGAGAACCTCAAGGCCGGTGTCGTCAAGTACATCGAC